The DNA window GTTAGTGGACAATGGTCAAAACAAGACCACATTTCTTGTTCCTTGGTATGGAATGATGGAACTCATAGAGTCAAAAGTCCCATTATCTTATATAGCGATTCATTGTATGATTAATTCATAAGGGGATGTAACttacaaataattcatttactcAACTATGATTAATAAATATCTAGTCAAAAATATTGTACACATTTATTATGCTTATGATGTGCAAATCTGAAACAAAATCTACATGTTTTTGTTATGTCTTTCACAATtattatatctatattttatttaaaccttAGTTGTTTGGGTAGGAATtagtcaataaaaaaaattaaccattTTTAGTTAACTTCAAAGTTCATGAGTTATACAAATTTGTAGGCCCAAGAGAAAGCTGCACTCATTTTGTAGCATGGGCTACAAATGTAAACAAGATATAAAAATGAGATTAATACACTAAAAATACTTTTATggatatattttaagtttaagttGTAGGAGTTATGTCATAAACTGTTTTTTATCGGATAATCAACCAAAGAGGAATTAAAAATACAACTATTACCACAATGTATCTCTTAAATAATAAGTCACTTAATTAACTGATTTGTCACCAAAGAGgaattaaaaatacaacaacTATTACCACAATGTATCTCTTAAATAATAAGTCACTTAATTAACTGATTTGTCGTGAAatagtccatctcatcttttaTCGCAAATTCTCACTTAAtagattcatcagattgtattgatTTCTTATAGCATTCAGGTTTGTCTCTATTTATCATCAAGATTAAGTTTAGAGATTTAGACCACCGCTTCACTGATTTtcgatcaattttttttacgattttctCAATTGTATTATCAATGTTGGTTGATTTGTCTATGGGGCCACattcaaattaatttctttttcaacAATACATTGGTCTTCTTCAACATTCGATATATATTCAactgaaaaatctctcaaattgaAAGTagcaaaattttcaaaattggaATCACAATCTGATTTCTTCCTTACACAATCTTTGTAAATAACATGTTCATTGAAGTTTAAGTTTATTACGGATGATTTTCCGATTTTAATTATCTCATAAATGATAATCAAACTTGATAttaccataaccaatgaaaaaacacgtattagactttggatcaaacTTGTTTCTaccacattcattaatatgaatataagataaacaataaacacttttaaataagaaatatttacttttttattgctttaaatttattttgaattatggaTTCAAGTGGTATAGAGGGTCATCTATTTATTAGTAGTATTGATAGTTTATGTTCAGAATGTCCAACATTCGATCTCATTCTTCACCAATACAGTTGAAAATAAAGGTAATTAAAAAATCGAAGAGTCATCTGAAAGTTTAAATGTCTGTTTAATAGTagtgttattatatttatgtttaatagaTTTTTAATAAACGTTAATTCTAAAACCTTAAGAGTCATAAAAACTTTAGAAATTTAAGAGTTTTTGTCCTATTATAAATAGAacaattatacattaaaaatatgatgaaaatgaaataaaatttcttcCCTTTTTGATGAATTGATGCACTATCTCTATTGTCGGATCTTAATCACTAAACTtatgatttgtttcattttcaactaaAGTCTACCACTTTtgacttgttttttttatataaagtatACTCATATCTTTTTATCGAATCATTTATAAACGTCATGTAGCAACATGATCCGTCAATAAATGAAACATGTGCAAGTCTCTAGATattagtgtgtaccaactctacttttttttttgaactTATTCACAATCTTTATGAAACTCACACATTTTTGTTTTCCATTAATGTAGTTTTtgcataactgatgttcaacagattTCTTTTAGGAATCTAATCATTCTTCACaagaattttcatccatttTCGTTTATATGGTCTAACATATAATGCAATAATTCActattcttcgagtcatcaacacCACCAACAACTATTTCTCAATATGTTGAAGTCTAATTTTGTGaactcgagcaacaactattgcacTTTTACTCATCTTTCATTCACTATTCCACAAACAAAACTATGACATTCGTCATCTGTGTAaaagaaatcagattgcgcattaaacttgGATTGTGTCTCActttattaatcttccaaacagaactcTTAGCGGTGCTTTTATGCGCTGGTACAATcctattttgaataataaaccATTATACcttataacataatataaattctaAAGTGCTTGGTCAGGATATTCTTAAACCAGATGTGGATATACATAGTCTATCTAAGGTATTGGGTTCGAGTCTGTCATGCGGCACCCGTCGCTtgattaattggttaagtatgtttgcgagCTATATGTTTAACCCGTAGGGATTAGTTACACTCTAAAAGAGAAGCAGAACTGGAAAAAATCTTCTACCATATTCAGATTTCAGGAGAAATACGAACTAATTCATGAATCAATCACACTATGTTTATTCTACATGAAATGAGGGTCATGGTTGTACTTCACTATGTCTATTCTACATGAAATGAGGGTCATGGTTATACTTGTACAGTTAACTTTCTTTACAATGTttacaaaacaaacaaatagtGTTCTTAATGAAGTAGCCAAAAAGAGTGTTGAACTAAGGATTTGAgcaatttttcaaattcaaagaTAAGTAGACCCAAGAACAAAATGAGTAgacaaattgaaaattttacagAATTCAgtggataaaaataatttcctCCAAACATAATTAGTCGAGATTGAGTGAATCAATGgataataaatctaaattaaaactaataaataaccccattaatttatgatttatatattaaatattactaaaatatgtattatattaaaaaaaaaatattgattactatgcacatatgataaacaataaACACTTTCAAACAagaaatgtttattatttttattgctccaaacttattttgaattatttgaattatggaTTCAAGTGGTAAAGGGATTCATCTATTTATTAAGTAGACAGTAGTATTTATAGGTTCTACTAAGAAAGTTTACAATTTCATTCTTCTttacgctcgttcaatgttcgattcattcgttcaactGCCTCATTTTCTTGAGAAATTTATGGAACAATTTTCACCATATTGATCTCATTCACATCACACACAAtactatttgaaaataaaattaataaaaaaaatttgaagaatcATCTGAAAGTTTAAATGTCTATTTAATTATAGCGTTATTATATTTCtgtttaatagatttttttaataaacgtTAATTCTAAAACCTTAAGAGTCATAAAAACTTTAGAAGTTTAAGAGTTTTTGTCCCATTATAAATAGAATAGTTATACATGAAAATATGAtggaaatgaaataaaatctctTTCTTTTGATGAACTGATGCACTCACCTCTCtattgtcggatctcaagcagtaaatttattatttgtttcattttcagcTAAAGTCTTCCactttttgaaaataacaaatacatcactttttttcataaattctactcatatttttcttatcgaatcatttataaatgtcacgtaatAGCGTGATCCaccaatagaaaaaaaaaacatgtgcaAGTCCTTAGACATCGGTGTGTATCAACtctagtttttatttttgattttcttcccaattttaagaaactcactcaTTTCCGTTTTCTAATAATACAGTTTTCGCATAACTAATGTTTAACAGACTTCTGTAAAGTGCTTGGTCAGGATATTCCTAAATCAGATGTGAATATCCATAGTCTCCCTAAGGTCTTGGGTTTGAGTCCGTCATGTAACATTCGCTCGCTTGATTAATTGGTGAAGTATGTTTGTGGGCTATATGTTTAATATGCGGGGATTAGTTACACTCCGAAAGAGAAGCAAAATCCAAcgtttcaaaaagaaaaaaaactttacCATGTTCAAATTTTAGGAAAAATACGAACTaattcatcaaacaagccctatgTGTGTGTTTTAGATGGAATGAGGGTCATAATTTTATAGTTAACTTtctttacaatttataaaaaaaaatattgttcttAATGAATAGTCAAAAAATTGATGAACTAAGGATTTGAGCAAATTTTCAAATCCAGGGTTAAATTGACCCAATAATAAAATGAGTAGGCAAATCGAAAAATTTACAGAATTTAGTGGACAAAAATTAGTTTCCTCCAAACTTAATTAGTCAAaattgagtaaatggataataaattgatagattatggaaataatctttatattaggaatataaaataatatatgtgaatagattatgaaaataattttatattaggcatataaaataatatcgttattatattattagttttcttattaatcttttataatgtatatatattggatATTTCCCTGATGTAAAGGGCAAGAAGATTAAACAAGATTCTCCCTATTatttcatggtatcagagccctaggttctcttttctttcttttctaaaCCCAACTTCCGCTTCTTTTCTCTAAACTTAACTTccgtttcttttctttctctcttcttctatGACCGAAAACAAGGTTCATCCAACCACCATTGTTTCCAACATCAAGGCGTGCATCCCTATCACCCTTGATTATGAAGGAAAACAATACAACAGCTGGTCCACCCTTTTTCAACTTCATTGTCGTGCTAATATGGTGATCAACCATATTCAACCTCTAACAGTTAATCCTCCGGTCGCGGTTCCCGCTTCGACGGAAGCCGAAAAGGTTTTAACACAGAGACTTGATGACATTGTTCGTCAATGGATTTACGGGACCATTTCTAATGATCTCCTAAATTCCATCCTCGATCCTGATGACTCGGCAGTTGATGCTTGGAAAAGATTGCAGCAATTTTTTCTTAACAACAAATCTGCAAGAGCTTTGCAATTTGATGCGCAATTTACAAACACCAAGCTTGCTCATTTTGATGGTGTTAAGTCTTATTGCGCTCAGCTAAAAACTCTAGCTGATAATTTGAGGAATGTTGGAGATAAAGTCTCTGACAATCGAATGTCTCTACAACTTTTGAAAGGCCTCTCGGAGGAATATAAGCCCTTTCGAACGTCCGTTCGTCATCTTAACCCGTTGCCCTCTTTTAATACTCTTCGTTCAATGCTTGAATTAGAAGAACATGAGAATGTTGATGATCTCTCTATTGAGTCTCATGTAGAGGCTCACATCACGCAATCCCATTTATCGTCCCAAAATAATGCTGATAATTCTCATTATTCTTCTCGAGGTAATAATCAACGTAATGGTGGCAATGGCCGGAAAACCACCAAGGGAAAGGGTAGCTCCGACAAGGGTAAGGGTGCCTTTGGCAATCAACAGCGTAATGGTGGTGCCTCACAGCAGCAGCAAAACCCGCAGCATGGTCCTTCCGCCTCGCACCAGCAGAAGACCCAAGCAGGATGGATGTATCCTCCACCTTGGGCATATTGGCAGCAAGGCCCTTGGGCTCTTCCTCCCTGCCCATATCCATCACAGGCACCAGGCCCATCTCCTTGGTCCGCCACGAAGCCCAGTCAGCCTGCACATCAGACCGGTATCCTCGGGCCACAACCACCTCAGGCTTACTATACGTCAGGCCCATCGTCTCAAGGTTACATGCCAACCAATATTGATCAAGCAATGCACACAATGACATTGTCTGATCCAAACTACTATATGGATACGGGTGCTACCTCTCACATGACAAATTCTCAAGATAATTTATCGTCATATTCTCCCTTGATCAATAgtcataataattcaattattgttggTGATGGTATCAAAATTCCAATTCATGGTTATGGTCACAAATCTCTACACCAAAACACACTTCAACTAAAAATTTCCTTCATGTTCCAAAACTAGTCAAAAATCTCATCTCCGTTAGGAAATTCTCTATTGATAATAATGTTTCCATTGAGTTTGATCCTTTTGGGTTTACTGTGAAGGACTTGCAGACGGGGAGCAAACGAGTGTGATGTAATAGTAGTGGCAATCTCTACCCTTTTCTCACAGATCGTCAAGTCTTCTCTTCTTTCACACCGTCAGCTTTTTCAGttatttatccaaatatatGGCATTCTCGTCTCGGTCATCCGGGAAAtgcaattttaaattcattgcATAGTAGTAATTTCATTCAATGTCCTAATGCTAAACATGTTGGTCATTCTTGTCCTTtgggtaaattaataaaatcgcCTTTTCCCGATTCTATGTCTCATACTACTATGTCATTTGACATTATACACAGTGATTTGTGGACATCCTCTATTCCTAGTTCTCTCGGCCATAAGTATTATGTTCTCTTTCTTGATAATTACACGAATTTTTTATGGACTTTTCCGATCTCTTCTAAGTCTCAAGTCTATAAGTTATTTATTCGTGTTTGAACATATATTCGTActcaatttgagagagaaattaaGGCATTCCAATGTGACAATGGTACTGAATTTAAAAATGTTCGTTTTGAAAAATTCGGTCACCAACATGGTATGACTTTCCGTCTTTCTTGTCCTTATACCTCTCCTCAAAATGGCAAGGccgaaagaaaaataaaaacaatcaatAATATTGTTCGCACTATTCTCTGTCATGCATCCATACCACCATCTTTTTGGCATCATGCTCTCGAAATGGCTACCTACCTTCACAACATCTTACCTACAAAGCTTCTTGGTTATAATTCTCCAACTCAGATTTTTTATCAAAAGCATCCTAACTACTCTCATCTTCAAGTTTTTGGGTGTTTATGTTATCCTCTTTATCCACCATCCAAAATACACAAGCTTGAACCTCGGTCTTCTCCTTGTATTTTTCTTGGCTATCCGCCCAATCATAGGAGATATAAATGTTTTGATATGTCATCTCGAAAATTATAATAGCCAAACATGTATGGTTCGATGAGTCAGCATTTCCTTTTTCCAAAATTCATACTCCGAAATCTCACACATACGATTTTTTGAGTCATGATTTAGGTGCCCTTAACACCCATCTCTTGCATCAAATTCTCACTACACCCGAGCACCAACACCAACCCACAACCACCCCCCACTATTCTCCTTCTCCCATAACATCCCACACTCACCCTGCGAACGAGTCTTCAAACTCTCCCACTCCTCCTTCTCCCGTAGCATCCCACCCTCACCCTATGGCCACTCGTAGTCGTCATGGAATTGTCAAACCCAATAAAAAAATACCAAGACCACTCTCTTCACACTTCTACCTTTGTATCACCCATTCCAAAAAATCCCGTACATGCTCTACGTGACCATAATTGGAAAATTGCTATGCAGGAAGAATATGATGCGCTTATTGACAATGGTACTTGGACCTTAGTTCCGCGTCCGTCTAATGTAAATATTATTCGTTCGCTTTGGATTTTTCGGCATAAAACGAAATCTGATGGTTCTTTTGAGAGACATAAGGCTCGTCTTGTTGGTGATGGGAAAACTCAAATAAAAGGGATTGACTGTGATGAAACTTTCAGTCCAGTTGTGAAACCGGCAACTATACGGATGGTTCTTAGCATTGCTTTATCCAAGTCTTGGTTTATTCATCAATTGGATGTGAAGAATGCCTTCTTACATGGAAACTTGAATGAAACAGTATACATGTATCAACCTTTGGGGTTTAAAGATCCGGCTCGTCCTGATCATGTATGTCTTTTGAGAAAGTCTCtctatggtttgaaacaggcacCCTGCGCTTGGTATCAACGTTTTGCTGATTTTACTGCATCAATTGGCTTTAATCACAGCAAATTGGATActtctttattcatttatcgCCATGATCATGACACTGCTTACATTcttctttatgttgatgatattgtGCTCACTACTTCTTCAGAATCCCTTCGGAAATATGTCATTTCTCAACTTAGCACTGAatttgcaatgaaagatttaGGTCATTTGAGTTATTTCTTAGGCATTGTTGTTACCCAACACAAGAATTGTTTGTTCTTGTCTCAAACGAAATATGCTTATGACATTATTAAGAAAGCAAGTATGACAGATTGTAATCCAGCTTCCACTCCTGTTGATTCTAAAGGAAAGATGAGCACTCAATCCGGCATTTCTTATGGAGATCCTACCTCTTATCGTTCTTTATGTGGGGCATTACAGTACTTGACATTCACTCGTCCGGACATTTCTTATGTTGTACAACAAGTTTGCTTGTTTATGCATGCTCCTCAAGTTGCTCACATGAATGCCTTAAAACGAATCATCCGTTATATTCAAGGCAATGCTGATTATGGTTTGCAGTTATACAAATCATCTATTACTTCCCTTATTTCTTATACGGATGCTGATTGGGGCGGGTGTCCTGATACTCGTCGATCTACATCAGGTTATTGTGTCTTTCTTGGAGATAATTTGATTTCTTGGTCTTCTAAAAGGCAACCTACTTTGTCAAAGTCTAGTGCTGAAACAGAGTATAGAGGGGTTGCAAATGTCGTCTCGGAATCATGTTGGGTCCGAAACTTATTATTAGAACTCAGATGTTCGGTTACACAGGCAACCTTAGTTTATTGCGATAATGTTAGTGTTATTTACCTCTCTAGTAATCCGGTACAACATCAGTGCACTAAACATATTGAAATGGACATTCACTTCGTTCGTGAGAAAGTCCAACGGGGTGAAGTTCGTGTCTTGCATGTGTCATCCCGATACCAGATTGCAGATATTTTTACTAAAGGTCTGCCTaagattttatttgatgatttttggGACAGTCTCAGCGTTTGCAAAGCTCCCGTTTTGACTGTGGAGGTGTGATAGATTAtggaaataatctttatattcggaatataaaataatatatttgaatagattatgaaaataattctatattaggcatataaaataatatcgttattatattattagtttccttattaatcttttataatgtatatatattggatATTTTCATGATGTAAAGGGCAAGAAGATAAAACAAGATTCTTcctattatttcaaaataataacgatattattttatatgcctaatatagaattattttcataatctattcaaatatattattttatattcctaatataaagattatttacATAATCTATCATAAATCtatattaaaactaataaaGTAACCCCATTAATTTATGTTCATAAATTGAATATGATTGATCAGTAAAATTACCTTTACTAAAATgagtattaaatgaaaaaatatattttctgatatatatgaatcttttttaaaaaaaaataaatgaaaaaattattaattaagttctATACAATATATTAGTAATGCTTTTTAAAAATCCCATTAAGTACAAgcaaaaaaagaaggaaaagtGTCCCAAAttgtagatatatatatatcttctttaaaaattaattaccaAGAACATTTGCTGAGTTTCTAAATTGAGAGTTGGGTTGGTGGTGATTGACTTaatcaaaaattttgaaatgcATTTTATGAAACTCTATAAGAGAGAAGAGAATTGAATAAAATAGAAGAAGAGAGTTAGTTTCACAATGGCGAAATCAAgcactttatatttttcttactttCTCTCAGGCCTTTTGGTTGCTATGGCCTTTGCCCAGTTATGTGAAGCCATTGATGAAGAAAGAAAGGTAATTAAGCATTTCTTTCATCACAtgtatatgcatatatatattttgaatgctAAAATGATCTTTTTCTTagagatcatatatatatatatatatatatatatatatatatatatatatatatatatatatatatatatttatatgatctTATTTGATTCCATATAATTAGCTAGAATCACATTTGTTTTTCAAGGTATATATCGTTTATATGGGAAGTCTTCCAAAAGAAAACGAAAAATACTCTCCCAATTCTCATCATGTTAGCTTGCTCCAAACTTTAGGCCATGACATCGGGTATGTTGATTTGAAGTTgtattgatgttttttttgttttgatgatTACAAACTATTATTAATACTTGTATTTGGtgacaaatgaatatataaaagGATGATGGGTGAAATTTTGGTGAGAAGTTATTCAAAAAGTTTTAATGGATTTGCTGCAAATCTTACCTCACAAGAGGCAAGAAAGTTGGAAAGTGAGTATTTTATCGAGTCATATGAGCAAGTCATTTGTgttattattcaattttgtaTGTCAGTATTTTAATCCATCtccattttaaatttacttcatatatatataggtatGGAAGAAGTTGTCTCCATCTTTGAAAGTCGTATTTTTCGTACTCAGACCACAAGATCATGGGATTACCTAGGTTTTTCCATAGATGTTCCTCGAAATCCACGAATTGAGAGCGACATCATAATTGGCTCAATTGATGGAGGTATCACACCTGAGTCTAAAAGTTTCTCCGACCTAGGCTTAAACATTATTCCAAAGAAATGGAAAGGTGTTTGTTTGGGGGGCACAAATTTCACTTGCAACAAGTACTACATCAATCTCCTCTTCTCTAGAGTTTTAATAAACTAGATagaatttattttgatttgaatatGTGAAATCTTTAATCTTGTGGTATAGGAAGCTAATCGGAGTTAGGCATTATGTCGATAAGGATGCAAGAGATAACGACGGTCATGGGACTCACACGGCTTCCACAGCTGCTGGAAGGCTAGTGCCAAATGCCAACTTTTTCGGTTTGGGAAATGGAATTGCGAGAGGAGCTGTTCCATCGGCTAGGATAGCAGCATACAAAGCGTGTACTTTTGGCATTTGTCTcgaacaaaatatattagcCGCCTTTGATGATGCCATTGCTGATGGTGTTGACATTATCACAATCTCATTAGGAGTTGGTTTCCCACAAATCTTGAGTAAAGATGCTGTTTCCATCGGTTCCTTTCATgccattgaaaaaaatattttaaccgtACATTGTGCTGGAAATAATGGAAATGACGGGCTAGGAACCGTGGAGAGTAATGCGCCTTGGTTATTAACTGCGGCTGCTAGTAGTATAGACAGAAAAATCATTAACAAACTTATTCTTGGGAATCAACGCACACTCCTTGTAAGCAAGTCTCTATCCAAATTTACTTGAAGTATTGTAATttgtttaaactaaaatttgaattttttattcttatcttAATTTTGAGAAGAGCCTTGCTGTGAATGCTTTTCCCACGACTGTAAAGAACATGATATTGGTGCATGGAGGAACAATCTCGAAAACATGTAACCAATCAAGTGCAATGTAGGGTACTAGTCTCTTTAGTTCTACTTCAATTCTTATTATCATAAACGATTTTTGCATTAATATTGCAACAATATTTATCGGTTTAATCTCAGGCAATGCGTGGATGGTTGTGTAGACCCTAAATTGGTCAAGGGAAAGATCATAGTATGTGATACTAACGACGAGTCAGGTGCCATAGAAGTGGTGATGGATGCTGGAGCAGCCGGTGTCATTCTTTCGAATGGAAAAATAGACAACGATATTTCTTACGTTGTACCATTGATGGCCGCAATTGTAAATGACTCCGATTTTCCTTATGTTAAATCTTACATCAACTCCACAAGGTAGTTCATGTTCTtccattttgaatttttcaatatatttttaatctgtTCATTCATGTGTATGGATTGCTTCTTGCATATACACATAGATTTCCACAAGCACGCATAACAAAGAGTGAGATCATTCCTCTTCATGAAGCTCCCGCAGTAGCTGGCTTTTCCGGGAGAGGCCCCAATAGAATCTTACCACAAATTCTAAAGGTATACacattctttatatataacacGATTAGAGTTTTACTTGATTCTAACTCGAAGAACTTTTGCCCTCCAAACTCTTATTAAACGATCTCGCGCTTAATGAATTGATCTTACATTTTCAAACTAAAAGCAATATATATCACCTACTACTACTATGTATGTGTCTAATCTATAACCATGttctaataataatagttaCAAATAGATACTAGTATAATAAGGGGAAATCATTAAGCTTTACATTATACACATATTGTTGTGCATTTGCTTAAGAAAAATATAGCAATGTATGTTTCTAATGCATGTAGAACAACTACCTAGGTTTAGCTAGATGTATActtgataaatttatttctaaCATGGTATCTCTTCGATTGACACAGCCTGATATAACTGCACCCGGCATAGATATCTTGGCAGCTTATTCTCCCCTTGGTGAACTTTCAGACTATACTTCATTTAGCGACAA is part of the Impatiens glandulifera chromosome 1, dImpGla2.1, whole genome shotgun sequence genome and encodes:
- the LOC124924430 gene encoding subtilisin-like protease SBT4.3; translation: MGSLPKENEKYSPNSHHVSLLQTLGHDIGMMGEILVRSYSKSFNGFAANLTSQEARKLESMEEVVSIFESRIFRTQTTRSWDYLGFSIDVPRNPRIESDIIIGSIDGGITPESKSFSDLGLNIIPKKWKGVCLGGTNFTCNKKLIGVRHYVDKDARDNDGHGTHTASTAAGRLVPNANFFGLGNGIARGAVPSARIAAYKACTFGICLEQNILAAFDDAIADGVDIITISLGVGFPQILSKDAVSIGSFHAIEKNILTVHCAGNNGNDGLGTVESNAPWLLTAAASSIDRKIINKLILGNQRTLLSLAVNAFPTTVKNMILVHGGTISKTCNQSSAMQCVDGCVDPKLVKGKIIVCDTNDESGAIEVVMDAGAAGVILSNGKIDNDISYVVPLMAAIVNDSDFPYVKSYINSTRFPQARITKSEIIPLHEAPAVAGFSGRGPNRILPQILKPDITAPGIDILAAYSPLGELSDYTSFSDKRISNYTFLSGTSMACPHVAGTAAYVKSIHPDWSPSAIKSAIMTTASPMNVPYNLDVELGYGAGQIDPLKATNPGLIYETFINDYINMFCSLGYEGNKLIQIFKLQSCPKGNKIIPKDLNYPSMATPVQQNSSFIINFSRTVTNVGHGNSTYNANINMVDKTINVKVEPSVLSFVKLNERKSFVVTVSGKWLNQDHVSGSLVWSDGTYRVRSPILLYRGSII